One Streptomyces coeruleorubidus DNA segment encodes these proteins:
- a CDS encoding DUF5708 family protein, protein MSKARGNLVEGAVTFVIGLGLWLFTGDVDIPVFTLTKVGIVMMCVGGVLVAAGLWQEARSKT, encoded by the coding sequence ATGAGCAAGGCGCGCGGAAACCTGGTGGAAGGTGCCGTCACCTTCGTGATCGGCCTGGGGCTGTGGTTGTTCACCGGTGACGTGGACATCCCCGTCTTCACCCTCACGAAGGTCGGCATCGTGATGATGTGCGTCGGCGGCGTGCTGGTCGCCGCCGGGCTCTGGCAGGAGGCCCGCAGTAAGACCTAG
- a CDS encoding response regulator yields MIRVLVAEDQSAVRAGLVLILRSAPDIEVVGEAADGEQAVALARELRPDLVLMDVQMPRLDGVSATRQVVTERLADVLVLTTFDLDEYVFGALRAGASGFLLKNTEAKDLLQAVRTVARGEGLIAPAVTRRLIAEFAAKPTRESAADPAVLDRLTRREREVLSCLGEGLSNAGIAERLDMAEATVKTHVSRLLGKLELRSRVQAAVLAQELGI; encoded by the coding sequence ATGATCCGCGTCCTGGTCGCCGAGGACCAGTCCGCCGTCCGCGCAGGCCTGGTCCTCATCCTGCGCAGCGCGCCCGACATCGAGGTGGTGGGCGAGGCGGCGGACGGCGAGCAGGCGGTGGCACTGGCCCGCGAGCTGCGGCCGGACCTGGTGCTGATGGACGTTCAGATGCCGCGGCTGGACGGGGTGTCGGCGACCCGGCAGGTCGTTACGGAACGGCTCGCCGACGTGCTGGTGCTGACCACCTTCGACCTCGACGAGTACGTCTTCGGGGCACTGCGGGCGGGCGCGTCCGGCTTCCTGCTGAAGAACACCGAGGCGAAGGACCTGCTTCAGGCCGTACGGACGGTCGCGCGCGGGGAGGGGCTGATCGCCCCGGCCGTCACCCGGCGGCTGATCGCGGAGTTCGCTGCGAAGCCGACACGGGAGTCCGCGGCCGACCCGGCCGTCCTCGACCGGCTGACCCGGCGCGAGCGCGAGGTGCTGTCCTGCCTGGGCGAGGGCCTGTCCAACGCGGGCATCGCCGAGCGGCTCGACATGGCCGAGGCGACGGTGAAGACCCATGTCAGCCGCCTGCTGGGGAAGCTGGAGCTGCGCAGCCGGGTGCAAGCGGCCGTCCTGGCGCAGGAGTTGGGGATCTGA
- a CDS encoding cob(I)yrinic acid a,c-diamide adenosyltransferase translates to MVNLTRIYTRTGDQGTTALGDMSRVAKTDLRIAAYADANEANAVIGTAIALGGLDEEIVKVLTRVQNDLFDVGADLSTPVAESPEFPPLRVEQFYIDKLEADCDRFNERLEKLRSFILPGGTPGAALLHQACTVVRRAERSTWAALEVHGEVMNPLTATYLNRLSDLLFILARTANKEVGDVLWVPGGER, encoded by the coding sequence ATGGTCAATCTGACGCGCATCTACACCAGGACCGGCGACCAGGGCACCACCGCCCTCGGTGACATGAGCCGGGTCGCCAAGACCGACCTGCGGATCGCCGCGTACGCCGACGCCAACGAGGCGAACGCGGTGATCGGCACGGCCATCGCGCTGGGCGGCCTGGACGAGGAGATCGTCAAGGTCCTCACCCGCGTGCAGAACGACCTGTTCGACGTGGGCGCGGACCTGTCGACGCCGGTGGCGGAGAGCCCGGAGTTCCCGCCCCTGCGGGTCGAGCAGTTCTACATCGACAAGCTGGAGGCGGACTGCGACCGCTTCAACGAACGGCTGGAGAAGCTCCGCTCCTTCATCCTCCCCGGCGGCACCCCCGGCGCGGCCCTCCTCCACCAGGCCTGCACCGTCGTCCGCCGGGCGGAACGCTCGACATGGGCGGCCCTGGAGGTGCACGGCGAGGTGATGAACCCGCTGACCGCGACCTACCTCAACCGCCTCTCCGACCTCCTGTTCATCCTCGCGAGGACGGCGAACAAGGAGGTCGGGGACGTGCTGTGGGTGCCCGGCGGGGAGCGCTAG
- a CDS encoding ABC transporter permease produces the protein MLLHDTALVYGRYLRQSLRSRFALLFGVLMPLLYLLFFGPLLTDLPLGERGSSWQVLVPGLLLQLGLFGASFAGFSIILEKGQGVVERMRVTPVSRLALLLGRVLREATVFVFQAVLLVLAAVAMGLRAPLAGVLIGFAFVALLSLSLAALSYALAMKLDTPQGFGPAINALTMPSMLLSGLMLPMTLGPAWLDVLSHLMPFRYLVDAVRDAYVGSYATAHMLYGVLVAVGFTALSVTVGTRVFRTAGA, from the coding sequence ATGCTGTTGCACGACACCGCGCTCGTCTACGGGCGCTACCTGCGCCAGTCCCTCCGCTCGCGCTTCGCACTGCTCTTCGGGGTGCTGATGCCGCTGCTGTACCTGCTGTTCTTCGGCCCGCTGCTCACCGACCTGCCGCTCGGCGAGCGGGGCAGCTCCTGGCAGGTGCTCGTCCCCGGCCTGCTGCTGCAACTCGGCCTGTTCGGAGCGTCGTTCGCCGGCTTCTCGATCATCCTGGAGAAGGGCCAGGGCGTGGTCGAGCGCATGCGGGTCACGCCCGTCAGCCGGCTGGCCCTGCTGCTCGGCCGGGTGCTGCGGGAGGCGACGGTGTTCGTCTTCCAGGCCGTGCTGCTGGTGCTGGCGGCGGTGGCGATGGGCCTGCGGGCACCGCTGGCCGGCGTCCTGATCGGCTTCGCGTTCGTCGCGCTGCTCAGCCTCTCGCTGGCCGCGCTGTCGTACGCGCTGGCGATGAAGCTGGACACCCCGCAGGGCTTCGGCCCGGCGATCAACGCGCTGACCATGCCGTCGATGCTGCTGTCCGGGCTGATGCTCCCGATGACCCTGGGCCCGGCCTGGCTGGACGTCCTCTCCCACCTCATGCCGTTCCGCTATCTGGTCGACGCGGTGCGGGACGCCTACGTCGGCAGCTACGCCACGGCGCACATGCTGTACGGCGTCCTGGTGGCCGTCGGCTTCACGGCCCTGTCCGTGACAGTGGGCACACGCGTGTTCCGAACGGCCGGAGCGTAA
- a CDS encoding sensor histidine kinase encodes MAVRLTRPRRFDVYVALGGLLGGLLLWGVGLATRPRTEVYVLLPGRWPVLVPLLVMAGCELLRRSAPRTALLTGTAAIVLDTVTQGNLVTILMYTDLMYAAVLYGPPASAHRIPRITGLLSLVGVVVPFALWREPEALLIGVVTGLVAFGPAATGLIVRNHREAAEAARLRAEQTALLAEMDRTQAVTAERARMARELHDMVANHLSAIAIHSTAALSLQDPKTSQEALTVIRENSVAGLAEMRRLIGILRDSSGDVEPVAAPTLDGLGALVENARTNGLDITLDAAHGTVPAPVELAAYRIVQESLTNALKHAGPGRVTVALARQDGALTVSVTSPYGDRDQPSAPGSGAGLIGMRERTALLDGTFEAGPEDSPGGKVWAVRATLPVHDTVEGDNA; translated from the coding sequence ATGGCCGTACGACTGACCCGCCCACGCCGTTTCGACGTCTACGTCGCGCTCGGCGGCCTGCTCGGCGGGCTGCTGCTCTGGGGCGTCGGTCTGGCCACCCGTCCGCGCACCGAGGTGTACGTGCTGCTGCCGGGGCGCTGGCCGGTCCTGGTGCCGCTGCTCGTCATGGCCGGCTGCGAGCTGTTGCGCCGGAGCGCCCCGCGCACGGCCCTGCTGACCGGCACGGCCGCGATCGTCCTGGACACCGTCACCCAGGGCAATCTGGTCACGATCCTGATGTACACCGACCTCATGTACGCGGCCGTCCTGTACGGCCCGCCCGCCTCGGCGCACCGCATCCCCCGGATCACCGGGCTGCTCTCGCTGGTCGGGGTCGTGGTGCCGTTCGCGTTGTGGCGTGAGCCCGAGGCCCTGCTGATCGGCGTGGTCACCGGCCTCGTGGCCTTCGGCCCGGCCGCCACCGGCCTGATCGTCCGCAATCACCGCGAGGCCGCGGAGGCGGCCCGGCTGCGTGCCGAGCAGACCGCGCTGCTCGCCGAGATGGACCGCACCCAGGCGGTCACCGCCGAGCGCGCCCGGATGGCCCGCGAGCTGCACGACATGGTCGCCAACCACCTGTCGGCGATCGCCATCCACTCCACCGCCGCGCTCTCCCTCCAGGACCCGAAGACCTCCCAGGAGGCCCTGACCGTCATCCGCGAGAACAGCGTGGCGGGGCTCGCGGAGATGCGGCGGCTGATCGGGATCCTCCGCGACTCGAGCGGTGACGTCGAGCCGGTCGCCGCCCCCACGCTCGACGGGCTCGGCGCCCTGGTCGAGAACGCCCGTACCAACGGCCTCGACATCACCCTCGACGCGGCCCACGGGACGGTGCCCGCGCCCGTCGAACTCGCCGCCTACCGCATCGTGCAGGAGTCCCTCACCAACGCCCTCAAGCACGCCGGCCCCGGCCGGGTCACCGTCGCCCTCGCCCGGCAGGACGGTGCACTGACCGTCTCGGTGACCAGCCCGTACGGGGACCGGGACCAGCCGAGCGCCCCCGGTTCCGGCGCGGGGCTCATCGGCATGCGCGAGCGCACCGCCCTGCTGGACGGCACGTTCGAAGCGGGCCCCGAGGACTCGCCCGGCGGCAAGGTCTGGGCCGTACGCGCCACCCTCCCCGTGCACGACACCGTCGAAGGAGACAACGCATGA